One window from the genome of Rubinisphaera margarita encodes:
- a CDS encoding SPW repeat domain-containing protein, translated as MWARIIEFMLGWWMIASPFIFRHPFDQSAWWWNDLLCGLALIVIPMLCYWPPLRRAHLLLIGLAVWMMGFGYFSAGSIDPPEVISPPALQNNLIIGFLLLMFAVIPSQASTPSRAWDESRLKF; from the coding sequence ATGTGGGCTAGGATCATTGAATTCATGCTCGGCTGGTGGATGATCGCGAGCCCTTTCATCTTTCGACATCCGTTCGACCAGAGCGCGTGGTGGTGGAACGATCTGCTCTGCGGGTTAGCGTTGATCGTGATCCCGATGCTGTGCTACTGGCCGCCGCTTCGCCGGGCTCATCTGCTGCTGATCGGGCTTGCGGTCTGGATGATGGGCTTCGGGTATTTCTCGGCCGGGTCAATTGATCCGCCTGAGGTCATCTCGCCACCGGCACTCCAGAACAACCTCATCATCGGCTTTCTGCTCCTGATGTTCGCCGTCATCCCGAGCCAAGCCTCCACGCCGTCGCGGGCCTGGGACGAATCCCGTCTCAAGTTCTGA
- a CDS encoding vitamin K epoxide reductase family protein has product MSHSARELLPLHAPVIPFGHNPSAWSQRVPVAILATIGFAIAGYMALYQWGLIPWVWDPFFSGEEGKNGSEFVLTSETSHYMYRWFRVPDAAFGALAYLGDAIFGMAGSTRRWQTRPWIVIIFGFDVIPLGIVSIILVGCQGLVVGYWCFLCLVTAVISLILIYLAYDEVWSCLHYLRRVWRISEGDYGVMWKAFWGFPTDACYRAGDEMVAGSTS; this is encoded by the coding sequence ATGTCACATTCCGCCCGCGAACTCCTGCCTCTCCATGCGCCGGTGATACCGTTCGGCCACAATCCGTCTGCGTGGAGCCAGCGAGTCCCTGTCGCCATTCTGGCCACAATCGGCTTTGCGATCGCCGGTTACATGGCGTTGTACCAATGGGGCCTGATTCCCTGGGTGTGGGATCCTTTCTTCAGTGGCGAGGAAGGAAAGAACGGTTCGGAGTTCGTGCTGACTTCCGAGACGTCCCATTATATGTATCGCTGGTTTCGCGTGCCCGATGCCGCGTTTGGAGCATTGGCCTATCTCGGAGATGCAATCTTCGGCATGGCCGGTTCAACACGCCGCTGGCAGACTCGTCCCTGGATTGTGATCATCTTCGGGTTCGATGTCATTCCGTTGGGCATTGTCAGCATAATTCTCGTCGGCTGTCAGGGACTGGTCGTTGGTTACTGGTGCTTCCTGTGTCTTGTGACCGCTGTTATTTCCCTGATCCTGATCTATCTCGCGTACGATGAAGTCTGGTCGTGCCTTCATTATCTGCGCCGTGTGTGGCGAATCAGCGAGGGAGATTACGGCGTGATGTGGAAAGCCTTCTGGGGATTCCCGACTGACGCCTGCTATCGAGCCGGTGATGAAATGGTTGCAGGGAGTACGAGCTGA
- a CDS encoding NAD-dependent epimerase/dehydratase family protein, which produces MNPGNNTSAPSSDSSSRPVVVITGSCGLIGLRLARAWRDDYRLVGLDLSPPEESGLFDAFFETDLTEEDSIRSTMEQIRNEFGERIASVVHLAAYHDFSGEPSPLYDELTVQGTRRLLAALQNFKVEQFLFSSSLLAMEPDAEKELDESSPMRGEWAYPASKIAAERVIRAHHGEIPYVLARIAGGYDEAGHSPPITQQMARIYEKQMESYVFPGNPEHGNTFIHLDDLTTCLKQIVDRRHDLAREEIFLIAEPEVVSYGELQDLFGDAFHGTEWPTFRVPAPVAKAGAWVKGKIGPDEEQFIKPWMVDLADHHYEADISHARESLDWEPKHSLRSEIPKMAEQLKADPEGWYEANGIPAPDSISRS; this is translated from the coding sequence ATGAATCCTGGAAACAATACCTCCGCACCGTCATCAGACTCATCATCCCGCCCCGTGGTTGTAATTACCGGCTCATGCGGATTGATCGGTTTGCGACTGGCGCGGGCATGGAGAGACGACTATCGCCTCGTGGGACTCGATCTCTCGCCACCCGAGGAATCGGGCCTCTTCGACGCGTTCTTCGAGACCGACCTGACCGAAGAGGATTCAATCCGGTCAACCATGGAACAGATCCGCAACGAGTTCGGCGAGCGAATCGCCAGCGTTGTGCATCTGGCCGCCTATCATGATTTCAGCGGCGAGCCGAGCCCCCTTTATGACGAACTGACGGTTCAGGGGACACGTCGACTGCTCGCGGCCTTACAGAACTTCAAAGTCGAACAGTTTCTGTTTTCCAGCAGTCTGCTCGCGATGGAGCCCGATGCCGAAAAGGAACTCGATGAGTCTTCCCCCATGCGGGGTGAGTGGGCTTATCCCGCATCGAAGATTGCCGCCGAGCGGGTCATCCGTGCTCATCATGGTGAAATCCCCTACGTGCTCGCCCGCATCGCCGGGGGGTACGACGAAGCTGGTCATTCGCCCCCCATTACTCAGCAAATGGCCCGTATTTATGAAAAGCAGATGGAGAGTTACGTGTTCCCCGGCAATCCGGAACACGGGAATACCTTCATTCATCTCGACGATCTGACGACTTGCCTCAAACAGATCGTCGACCGGCGACACGACCTGGCGCGAGAAGAGATCTTTCTGATAGCTGAACCCGAAGTCGTCAGCTACGGTGAACTTCAGGACCTGTTCGGCGACGCCTTTCATGGCACCGAATGGCCGACGTTCCGTGTTCCCGCCCCGGTGGCGAAGGCAGGTGCCTGGGTGAAAGGAAAGATCGGTCCCGACGAAGAACAGTTCATCAAGCCATGGATGGTTGACCTGGCGGACCATCACTACGAGGCCGACATCAGTCACGCGCGGGAGTCACTGGACTGGGAACCGAAGCACAGCCTGCGGTCAGAAATTCCGAAAATGGCGGAGCAGCTCAAAGCCGATCCTGAAGGCTGGTATGAGGCGAATGGGATCCCGGCCCCCGATTCGATTTCGAGGTCCTGA